In one Cronobacter dublinensis subsp. dublinensis LMG 23823 genomic region, the following are encoded:
- the cgtA gene encoding Obg family GTPase CgtA, which translates to MKFVDEAAILVVAGDGGNGCVSFRREKYIPKGGPDGGDGGDGGDVWLEADENLNTLIDYRFEKSFRAERGQNGQSRDCTGKRGKDVTVKVPVGTRVIDQGTGETMGDMTKHGQRLMVAKGGWHGLGNTRFKSSVNRTPRQKTMGTPGEKRDLQLELMLLADVGMLGMPNAGKSTFIRAVSAAKPKVADYPFTTLVPSLGVVRMDNEKSFVVADIPGLIEGAAEGAGLGIRFLKHLERCRVLLHLIDLDPIDGSDPAENARIIVGELEKYSEKLASKPRWLVFNKIDLLDRAVAEEKAKAIAEALGWGDKYYLISAASQIGVKDLCWDVMHFIIENPIVHEDDAKQPEKVEFMWDDYHRQQLEEMEAEAEEEWDDDWDEDDDEGVEIVYQR; encoded by the coding sequence ATGAAGTTTGTTGATGAAGCTGCGATCCTGGTCGTGGCGGGTGATGGCGGTAACGGCTGCGTAAGCTTCCGTCGTGAGAAATACATTCCGAAAGGCGGCCCGGACGGCGGTGACGGCGGTGACGGCGGTGACGTCTGGCTTGAAGCCGATGAAAACCTTAACACCCTTATCGATTACCGCTTTGAGAAGTCCTTCCGCGCCGAACGTGGTCAGAACGGCCAGAGCCGCGACTGTACCGGTAAACGCGGCAAAGATGTGACGGTCAAAGTGCCGGTCGGGACGCGCGTTATCGATCAGGGAACGGGCGAAACAATGGGCGACATGACCAAACACGGTCAGCGCCTGATGGTCGCCAAAGGCGGCTGGCACGGCCTGGGCAATACCCGCTTCAAATCGTCCGTTAACCGTACGCCGCGCCAGAAAACCATGGGCACGCCGGGCGAGAAACGTGATCTGCAGCTGGAACTGATGCTGCTGGCAGACGTCGGGATGCTCGGTATGCCGAACGCCGGTAAATCCACCTTTATTCGCGCGGTCTCCGCCGCGAAGCCGAAAGTGGCGGATTATCCGTTTACCACGCTGGTGCCAAGCCTTGGCGTCGTGCGTATGGATAACGAAAAAAGCTTTGTGGTTGCCGATATCCCCGGTCTTATTGAAGGCGCGGCGGAAGGCGCGGGCCTCGGTATTCGCTTCCTGAAACACCTTGAGCGTTGCCGCGTACTGCTGCACCTGATCGACCTCGATCCGATCGACGGCTCCGATCCGGCGGAAAACGCCCGTATCATTGTGGGCGAGCTTGAGAAATACAGCGAGAAGCTGGCGTCTAAGCCGCGCTGGCTGGTCTTCAATAAAATCGACCTGCTGGATCGCGCTGTTGCCGAAGAGAAAGCGAAAGCCATCGCCGAAGCGCTGGGCTGGGGCGATAAATATTATCTGATCTCTGCCGCCAGCCAGATAGGCGTGAAAGATCTGTGCTGGGACGTGATGCACTTCATCATCGAAAACCCGATTGTTCACGAAGACGACGCGAAGCAGCCTGAAAAAGTCGAGTTTATGTGGGATGACTATCATCGCCAGCAACTCGAAGAGATGGAGGCGGAAGCCGAAGAAGAGTGGGATGACGACTGGGACGAGGATGACGACGAAGGCGTCGAAATCGTTTATCAGCGTTAA
- the pmrB gene encoding two-component system sensor histidine kinase PmrB, protein MNSMRRRLMLMLALILLFCQLVSVVWLWHESREQISFLVNETLSAKSRTLHVEKEIREAIASLLVPSLVMVGFTLFFSFWAVTWITRPLSQLSHTLANRSADNLSPVPVDSALEEISAVTLSLNQLFSRLDHTIQQERLFTADAAHELRTPLAGIRLHLELMEQSGIAQAKPLLARIDRLMHTVEQLLMLSRAGQALASGHYETLRWCGDIIAPLRSELDELAEQRGQHIVWPADETSLDVQGDAVLLRLMLRNLLENASRYSPENSRIVVELASDADGSRLSVIDEGPGIPEAQRQAIAEPFRRLDQRYGGSGLGLSIVQRIVHLHRGRLILEDGPNGGLAASCWLPEAINQ, encoded by the coding sequence ATGAACAGCATGCGCCGTCGGCTGATGCTGATGCTGGCGCTCATTCTTCTCTTCTGCCAGTTGGTAAGCGTTGTCTGGCTCTGGCATGAAAGCCGCGAGCAGATAAGCTTTCTGGTAAATGAAACGCTGTCGGCGAAATCCCGCACCCTGCATGTCGAAAAGGAAATCCGCGAGGCGATTGCCTCTTTGCTGGTGCCTTCTCTGGTAATGGTCGGGTTTACTCTCTTTTTCTCTTTCTGGGCGGTCACGTGGATCACACGCCCCCTCAGCCAGCTCAGCCACACGCTGGCTAACCGTTCGGCCGACAACCTCTCCCCGGTTCCGGTCGATTCGGCACTGGAAGAGATAAGCGCGGTCACGCTGTCGCTTAATCAGCTCTTTTCACGTCTCGACCACACCATCCAGCAGGAGCGCTTATTTACCGCCGATGCCGCGCATGAGCTACGCACGCCGCTCGCGGGCATCCGGCTGCATCTGGAGCTGATGGAACAGTCCGGCATCGCGCAGGCCAAACCGCTCCTCGCCCGCATCGATCGGCTGATGCATACCGTTGAGCAATTGCTGATGCTGTCGCGCGCCGGTCAGGCGCTGGCGAGTGGCCACTATGAGACGCTGCGCTGGTGTGGCGATATTATTGCCCCGCTGCGCAGTGAACTTGATGAACTGGCGGAACAGCGCGGGCAGCATATCGTCTGGCCTGCTGATGAGACATCGCTGGATGTTCAGGGCGATGCGGTGCTGCTGCGCCTTATGCTTCGCAACCTCCTGGAAAACGCCTCGCGTTACAGTCCCGAAAACAGCCGTATCGTCGTTGAGCTGGCGTCTGATGCTGACGGCAGTCGTCTGAGCGTTATAGATGAAGGGCCGGGCATTCCTGAGGCGCAGCGTCAGGCGATCGCTGAACCCTTCCGGCGGCTGGATCAGCGTTATGGCGGCAGCGGTCTCGGGCTCAGCATCGTGCAGCGTATCGTGCATCTGCATCGCGGCAGGTTAATCCTGGAAGATGGCCCGAATGGCGGCCTGGCGGCGTCATGCTGGCTGCCGGAGGCGATTAACCAGTAA
- the pmrA gene encoding two-component system response regulator PmrA: MKLLIVEDDLLLQEGLAIALGNEGYALDCAGSAAQGDALLQSGEYSLVILDLGLPDKDGATLLSQWRRSGVSTPVLILTARDALEDRVSGLDAGADDYLVKPFAVAELHARVRALIRRYQGHSDNLLQHDDITLNLQTQQVLLQGQPVEVTPKEFALLTRLMMRIDQTVHRETLQQDIYSWQDDPSSNTLEVHIHNLRRKLGKTRIRTVRGVGYRLERPS, translated from the coding sequence ATGAAGCTACTGATAGTCGAAGATGATCTGCTGTTACAGGAAGGGCTGGCGATAGCGCTCGGCAACGAGGGCTATGCGCTGGACTGCGCCGGCAGCGCAGCGCAGGGCGACGCCCTGCTCCAGAGCGGCGAATACAGTCTGGTTATCCTCGATTTAGGCCTGCCCGATAAAGACGGCGCGACGCTGTTGAGCCAGTGGCGCCGCAGCGGCGTCAGCACGCCGGTACTTATCCTCACCGCGCGCGATGCGCTTGAAGACCGCGTGAGCGGCCTTGATGCGGGTGCCGACGACTATCTGGTCAAGCCCTTTGCCGTAGCAGAGCTTCACGCTCGCGTCCGCGCGCTGATCCGCCGCTATCAGGGCCACAGTGATAATTTGCTTCAGCACGACGACATCACGCTTAACCTGCAAACCCAGCAGGTGTTGCTGCAGGGCCAGCCCGTGGAAGTGACGCCAAAAGAGTTCGCGCTGTTAACGCGTTTGATGATGCGTATCGACCAGACGGTGCATCGCGAAACCTTACAGCAGGATATCTACAGCTGGCAGGACGATCCCAGCTCTAACACGCTTGAAGTGCATATTCATAACCTTCGTCGTAAGCTCGGCAAAACCCGCATCCGCACCGTCCGCGGCGTGGGCTACCGGCTGGAGCGCCCGTCATGA